From a single Candidatus Sulfotelmatobacter sp. genomic region:
- a CDS encoding LuxR C-terminal-related transcriptional regulator — protein MPHLDWIWERRNRVPVLLASSAILLAIAVVDWWTKPYFSLGFLYLFPIMLAAGFLPRWAIALLGIACALLSERFSNLDPSDANIRLGFEALALCGCGLLTSEVLRNRRLSLESQERIRVLVETSPAAIVTVDQRGFIELANRAAVDLMAPQHGELIGQPIAAFLPELHHALRWEEGPQFRTSMQCRGHRGTGESFLAEVWFSTYKEGTKPKLAAIVADVSEEQSALAGPGSATLDQTERPSLSSRELDALRLVVQGLANKEIASRLGISESAVKNTLQQLFGKTEVRTRSQLVRVALERYRDLL, from the coding sequence ATGCCTCACTTGGACTGGATCTGGGAACGGCGCAACCGGGTCCCTGTTCTGCTCGCCAGCAGTGCCATTCTTCTGGCAATCGCGGTTGTGGATTGGTGGACCAAACCTTACTTTTCTCTGGGCTTTCTGTACTTGTTCCCCATCATGCTCGCCGCCGGATTCCTGCCGCGTTGGGCGATCGCCCTGTTGGGGATCGCTTGCGCGTTGTTAAGCGAGCGTTTCAGCAACCTTGACCCCTCCGATGCCAACATCCGCCTGGGATTCGAAGCCCTAGCCCTGTGCGGCTGCGGACTTCTGACCTCAGAAGTTCTTCGCAATCGCCGCTTAAGCCTGGAGTCCCAGGAACGCATTCGCGTGCTGGTCGAAACCAGCCCCGCGGCCATCGTCACCGTCGATCAGCGTGGCTTCATCGAATTGGCCAACCGCGCTGCGGTGGATCTCATGGCTCCCCAGCATGGAGAATTGATCGGGCAGCCGATCGCCGCCTTCCTCCCCGAACTGCATCACGCGCTGCGCTGGGAAGAGGGCCCGCAGTTTCGCACTTCGATGCAGTGCCGCGGCCATCGGGGCACCGGAGAATCGTTCCTTGCCGAAGTCTGGTTCTCGACTTATAAGGAAGGCACGAAACCCAAGCTGGCGGCCATCGTCGCCGACGTGAGCGAAGAACAATCTGCCCTGGCCGGCCCGGGTTCGGCCACGTTGGATCAAACAGAACGCCCCTCCCTGAGCAGCCGCGAACTGGATGCCCTGCGCCTGGTGGTTCAGGGCTTAGCGAACAAGGAAATCGCCTCGCGCTTGGGAATCTCGGAGAGCGCCGTCAAGAATACCCTCCAGCAGCTTTTTGGCAAGACGGAAGTGCGTACCAGAAGCCAGTTGGTTCGCGTCGCGCTGGAACGCTATCGAGACCTGCTTTAG
- the ispG gene encoding flavodoxin-dependent (E)-4-hydroxy-3-methylbut-2-enyl-diphosphate synthase, with translation MANIQRRKTVTALVGGVRVGSDAPIVVQSMTNTDTADIPGTVQQVAALARAGSELVRVTVNNDEAAAAVPHIVEQLDQQGVRVPIIGDFHYNGHVLLTKYPECARDLAKYRINPGNASIGKTGDSNFRTMIEVAVKYQKPVRIGVNWGSLDQALLTRMMDENSRLAEPKDAREVTMEAMVVSALTSAQLAQQFGLRADQIILSAKVSGVQDLIDVYRALAARCEYPLHLGLTEAGMGAKGVVASAAAMGVVLQEGIGDTIRVSLTPAPNGDRTEEVRVAQQILQSMGIRSFTPQVTACPGCGRTTSTFFQEMAEQIQSYLREQMPSWKGRYVGVEEMKLAVMGCVVNGPGESKHANIGISLPGTFEEPKAPVYVDGRLFTTLKGDRIVPEFIEILDEYVDSHYAARDAVKEEVSAKV, from the coding sequence ATGGCAAATATTCAACGGAGAAAGACCGTTACGGCGCTGGTCGGAGGCGTGCGCGTTGGCTCGGATGCACCCATTGTAGTGCAGTCCATGACCAATACGGACACCGCCGATATTCCCGGCACGGTTCAGCAGGTTGCGGCTCTCGCGCGAGCCGGGTCGGAGCTGGTGCGAGTCACGGTGAATAACGACGAGGCAGCCGCGGCGGTGCCCCACATCGTTGAGCAACTCGATCAGCAGGGCGTCCGGGTGCCCATCATTGGCGACTTTCACTACAACGGGCACGTGCTGCTGACGAAGTACCCCGAGTGCGCGCGCGATCTGGCCAAGTATCGCATTAATCCCGGCAACGCCAGCATCGGCAAAACCGGCGACTCGAATTTTCGCACCATGATCGAAGTCGCGGTGAAGTATCAGAAGCCGGTGCGCATCGGCGTGAACTGGGGCTCGCTCGACCAGGCGCTGCTGACGCGCATGATGGACGAGAACTCGCGGTTGGCCGAACCGAAGGATGCACGCGAAGTGACCATGGAAGCAATGGTCGTGAGCGCACTGACGTCAGCGCAACTGGCGCAGCAGTTTGGCTTGCGCGCGGATCAGATTATTCTCAGCGCAAAGGTCAGCGGAGTCCAGGATCTGATTGACGTCTATCGCGCGCTGGCGGCACGGTGCGAATATCCGCTGCATTTGGGACTGACCGAAGCCGGCATGGGCGCGAAGGGTGTGGTCGCGTCGGCTGCCGCAATGGGTGTCGTGTTGCAGGAAGGGATCGGCGACACAATTCGCGTTTCGCTGACCCCTGCGCCGAATGGCGATCGCACGGAAGAAGTCCGCGTGGCGCAGCAGATTTTGCAGTCGATGGGTATCCGCAGCTTTACGCCGCAGGTCACGGCGTGCCCGGGTTGCGGACGCACCACCAGCACATTCTTCCAGGAAATGGCGGAGCAGATTCAGAGTTATCTGCGCGAGCAGATGCCATCGTGGAAAGGCCGCTACGTTGGCGTGGAAGAGATGAAGCTGGCGGTGATGGGCTGCGTGGTTAACGGCCCAGGGGAATCGAAGCACGCCAACATCGGGATTTCGCTGCCGGGAACGTTCGAAGAGCCGAAAGCGCCCGTCTATGTCGACGGGCGGCTATTCACCACGCTCAAGGGCGATCGCATCGTGCCCGAATTCATTGAGATTCTCGACGAGTACGTCGACTCGCATTACGCGGCGCGCGATGCCGTGAAGGAAGAAGTTTCCGCGAAGGTCTAG
- a CDS encoding choice-of-anchor tandem repeat GloVer-containing protein, which yields MPAQSFTTLLDFDLTNGGCADYMGLVQATDGNFYGTTACGGVDGDGTVFKITPKGALTTLYSFSGSDGKFPTGGLIQASDGNFYGTCSQGGAFETGTVFKITAAGALTTLNSFENAGSEPIAGVVQGTDGNFYGATVYEGTFGYGTIFRMTPGGTLTTLHNFDNTDGWQPYGRLLQAADGNFYGTTLMGGGNGGGTIFKITPKGAFTALYNFCAQSGCPDGENPNAGLIQAADGNLYGTTFGGGSNSADCGGGCGTVFKINSSGVFTSLLSFDGTHGSLPFAALVQATDGNFYEPTPSGGTTANGTIVKITPDGALSTVHNFDGNDGNWAQGQLLQATDGTLYGTATLGGNFTDVCPAGCGTVFSLGVGLGPFVETQTSSGKVGAKVIILGNNLTGSTGVTFNGTAAKFTVIRSTEISTTVPTGATTGRVEVTTPKRTLGSNAIFRVTK from the coding sequence TTGCCCGCCCAATCCTTCACCACACTGCTGGACTTCGATCTCACTAACGGCGGCTGTGCGGATTACATGGGTCTCGTCCAGGCTACAGACGGGAACTTTTATGGGACAACGGCTTGTGGCGGCGTCGACGGCGATGGCACCGTTTTCAAAATCACCCCCAAAGGTGCGCTCACGACTCTGTACTCGTTCAGCGGTTCCGACGGTAAGTTTCCTACCGGCGGACTTATACAAGCGAGCGATGGGAACTTTTACGGAACCTGTTCCCAGGGAGGCGCTTTTGAGACCGGGACCGTCTTCAAAATCACTGCAGCCGGCGCATTGACTACGCTCAACTCTTTTGAGAATGCAGGTTCTGAACCCATAGCGGGGGTGGTGCAAGGCACCGACGGCAACTTCTACGGCGCGACCGTTTATGAGGGGACGTTTGGCTACGGTACGATCTTCAGAATGACTCCGGGCGGCACGCTGACCACTCTCCACAACTTCGACAATACCGATGGATGGCAGCCATACGGACGTTTGCTACAAGCGGCTGACGGGAACTTTTACGGCACCACACTCATGGGCGGTGGCAACGGAGGTGGAACCATCTTCAAGATCACTCCCAAGGGGGCCTTCACCGCACTTTACAACTTCTGCGCACAAAGCGGTTGTCCAGATGGCGAAAACCCCAATGCCGGTCTCATTCAGGCCGCTGACGGAAACCTCTACGGGACCACCTTCGGAGGCGGAAGCAATAGTGCCGATTGCGGCGGCGGTTGCGGCACGGTTTTCAAAATTAATTCCAGCGGCGTATTCACCAGCCTGCTCAGCTTCGACGGCACCCACGGCTCTCTGCCCTTTGCCGCACTTGTGCAAGCCACTGACGGAAACTTCTACGAGCCAACGCCTTCCGGCGGGACTACCGCCAACGGCACGATTGTAAAAATCACTCCCGACGGCGCTCTGAGCACCGTGCACAACTTTGACGGCAACGACGGCAACTGGGCTCAGGGACAACTCCTGCAAGCCACCGACGGTACGTTGTACGGGACCGCCACCTTAGGGGGAAACTTTACTGACGTTTGTCCGGCAGGGTGCGGCACGGTCTTCAGCTTGGGCGTGGGCCTCGGGCCGTTCGTCGAAACCCAGACCAGCTCTGGCAAGGTAGGAGCTAAGGTGATAATTCTGGGAAATAATCTGACCGGTTCGACCGGCGTTACCTTTAACGGCACTGCCGCAAAATTCACCGTCATCCGGAGTACCGAAATCAGCACCACCGTGCCAACCGGTGCGACCACCGGCAGAGTGGAAGTTACCACACCGAAGAGGACGCTCGGAAGCAACGCGATCTTTCGTGTAACGAAGTGA
- a CDS encoding 1-deoxy-D-xylulose-5-phosphate reductoisomerase, translating to MKRIAILGSTGSIGRSTLSVAESYPDRFQIVTLAAGSNLEAAFEQARRWRPRVISLAAEKDADALRTRLKKEGLSEIEVAHGAAGAVRVATHANVDFVVSAIVGVAGLEATFEAVRAGKAVGLANKECLVAAGELITAEARKQGKPLLPIDSEHNAVHQCLRGGRMDEVDRIWLTASGGPFLNTPHSEFASITVEQALNHPTWKMGRRITVDSATLMNKGFEVIEACRLFHMPPAKVDVIVHPQSTIHSLVEFVDGSILAQVSVTDMRLPILYALTYPERIQSDMRFNLGDLRHLDFCPPDLKKFPCLRLAYEAAEAGGAKTVALNAADEVAVAAFLEGAIGFNDIPRIIEDVLTATISVKLASVVNVLEADAEARRCANQRIADVKKSQRPRATSFA from the coding sequence ATGAAACGCATCGCCATCCTGGGTTCCACCGGCTCCATCGGCCGCAGCACGCTGAGTGTCGCCGAGTCTTATCCCGACCGCTTTCAGATCGTAACGCTGGCCGCCGGATCCAATCTCGAAGCGGCATTCGAGCAGGCGCGGCGATGGCGACCGCGAGTAATCTCGCTCGCCGCTGAAAAAGATGCAGATGCTCTACGCACTCGCCTAAAAAAAGAAGGCCTCAGCGAGATCGAGGTCGCACACGGCGCAGCCGGCGCGGTCCGAGTCGCGACGCACGCGAATGTCGATTTCGTAGTCAGCGCCATCGTCGGTGTGGCAGGACTCGAAGCGACTTTCGAAGCGGTGCGCGCCGGAAAAGCTGTTGGTTTAGCGAATAAAGAATGCCTCGTCGCCGCCGGAGAGCTCATCACCGCTGAGGCCCGCAAACAAGGCAAGCCGCTGCTGCCCATCGACAGTGAGCATAACGCCGTGCATCAATGCCTGCGCGGCGGACGCATGGACGAGGTCGACAGGATCTGGCTCACCGCTTCCGGCGGACCATTCCTAAACACGCCGCATTCCGAGTTCGCATCGATCACCGTAGAGCAGGCGCTGAACCATCCCACCTGGAAGATGGGGCGGCGCATCACCGTCGATTCGGCGACATTGATGAACAAGGGCTTCGAGGTGATCGAGGCGTGCAGATTGTTTCACATGCCGCCGGCCAAAGTGGACGTCATTGTCCACCCGCAGTCGACAATTCATTCCCTGGTAGAGTTCGTGGATGGCAGCATACTTGCTCAAGTTTCAGTAACAGACATGCGGCTGCCGATCCTCTACGCCTTAACATATCCCGAACGGATTCAATCGGATATGCGCTTTAATCTGGGTGACTTGCGTCATCTGGACTTTTGCCCTCCGGACCTGAAAAAATTCCCTTGTTTGCGTTTAGCCTATGAAGCGGCGGAGGCGGGGGGCGCAAAAACCGTAGCCCTGAACGCAGCCGACGAAGTGGCGGTCGCGGCATTTCTGGAAGGCGCCATTGGCTTTAACGACATTCCCAGGATCATCGAAGATGTTCTGACGGCGACAATTTCAGTAAAACTGGCATCGGTTGTGAACGTTCTTGAAGCCGATGCCGAAGCCCGCCGATGTGCCAATCAGCGGATCGCAGATGTAAAGAAAAGTCAACGGCCCCGAGCAACATCTTTTGCGTGA
- a CDS encoding phosphatidate cytidylyltransferase — translation MLTRIATALVLIPIVLVLILRAPVPILAIVAAVVAMLTIHEFLKLTESYGVKPLRLPTYIFVAMFFLLLGFPVGNEKPLLSTAIFVYCVGFGAAIVPFIFLTIAMQREDLSSGYPAAAASAFAFVYIALPMAMLVQLRQQWAGAFFLLYLLLVVWAGDITAYFVGKSIGRHLMSPRVSPKKTWEGAAGSLAGSLAVGWLLFHYALPLSSALLRIGLIERRDGLFGLEQPAMAPIILLTIVLNIAAQLGDLVESLIKRGAGVKDSGAILPGHGGMFDRIDALLFAAPVLWFYTAWRVMQ, via the coding sequence TTGCTAACACGCATTGCGACTGCGCTCGTCCTCATTCCGATTGTGCTGGTGCTCATTTTGCGAGCGCCGGTGCCCATTCTGGCAATCGTCGCAGCCGTTGTGGCGATGCTCACGATTCATGAATTTCTGAAGCTCACGGAATCCTACGGCGTGAAGCCGCTGCGGCTGCCCACTTATATTTTCGTCGCGATGTTTTTTCTTCTGCTCGGCTTTCCCGTGGGGAATGAAAAGCCGCTGCTGTCCACGGCAATCTTTGTTTACTGCGTGGGATTCGGAGCGGCCATCGTGCCCTTTATTTTTCTGACGATCGCGATGCAACGCGAAGACTTGAGCAGCGGATATCCAGCAGCCGCAGCCTCGGCGTTCGCCTTCGTCTATATCGCCCTACCAATGGCGATGCTGGTGCAACTGCGCCAGCAGTGGGCAGGCGCGTTTTTTCTGCTGTATTTGTTGCTGGTGGTTTGGGCGGGAGACATCACCGCTTATTTCGTCGGCAAATCGATTGGCCGCCATTTGATGTCGCCGCGCGTCAGTCCCAAGAAAACGTGGGAAGGCGCCGCTGGGTCGCTCGCTGGCAGCCTCGCCGTGGGATGGTTGCTCTTTCACTATGCGCTCCCACTGAGTTCAGCACTGCTGCGCATCGGCCTGATCGAGCGCCGCGACGGCCTGTTCGGCCTGGAGCAGCCAGCGATGGCGCCAATCATTCTGCTGACGATCGTACTAAACATCGCCGCACAACTCGGCGATCTGGTCGAGTCGCTCATCAAGCGCGGCGCAGGCGTGAAAGATTCCGGAGCGATTCTGCCCGGCCACGGCGGCATGTTCGACCGCATCGACGCCCTGCTCTTCGCCGCCCCAGTGCTGTGGTTTTATACGGCCTGGCGCGTGATGCAGTAA
- the rseP gene encoding RIP metalloprotease RseP codes for MFELSNLYYLYIIPVLGFMILIHEFGHYAVAKWLGVRVEQFAIGFGTRLIGFRRGETDYRINAIPLGGYVKMSGENPMDQRSDDPREFMNHSRWHRFLIAIAGPTMNILLAIVLLTTVYMVHYEYPAVYDDAPVIGWVAKDTPAAKAGFQVGDRITRIDDVQNPTWEQVDLKQAMNPGQPLVVDVERNGKSLEKTVVPEPMGLDEIGYAGWAPKEDTVTITDLQDDMPAQKAGLKEGDKIIALDGKPVSALAEMIESLAITKDKPITLTVLRKGEQKSFTLQPVLLEKRYRIGIGTEQMKVKTLPFAAALSLSFHKNGENALLILELVKKMVHGKMLRSIEGPIRIGQAAGEAARSKGWTPLMGLTAAISLNLGIFNLLPIPILDGGVILFLLIEGLMRRDISMHIKERVYQAAFVFLLVFAAMVIYNDLLKTIPGLADRLP; via the coding sequence ATGTTTGAACTCTCGAATCTCTACTACCTGTACATCATCCCGGTTTTGGGCTTCATGATCCTGATTCACGAGTTTGGCCATTATGCCGTGGCCAAGTGGCTGGGAGTACGGGTGGAGCAGTTTGCCATCGGATTTGGCACGCGGCTGATCGGCTTTCGCAGGGGCGAGACCGACTATCGCATCAACGCCATTCCACTGGGCGGCTACGTCAAGATGAGCGGCGAAAACCCCATGGACCAGCGTTCCGACGATCCCCGCGAGTTCATGAATCACTCGCGCTGGCATCGCTTTCTGATCGCGATTGCCGGGCCGACCATGAACATTCTGCTGGCGATTGTCCTGCTCACCACCGTCTACATGGTGCACTATGAATATCCCGCCGTGTACGACGACGCGCCGGTGATCGGCTGGGTAGCCAAAGATACGCCCGCCGCCAAGGCCGGATTCCAGGTCGGCGACCGCATCACGCGCATTGACGATGTGCAGAATCCCACCTGGGAGCAGGTAGATCTGAAACAGGCGATGAACCCCGGACAGCCACTCGTGGTGGACGTGGAACGCAATGGCAAGTCTCTCGAAAAAACCGTGGTCCCGGAGCCGATGGGCCTTGACGAGATTGGATACGCGGGTTGGGCGCCGAAGGAAGACACCGTCACCATCACCGACCTGCAAGACGACATGCCGGCACAGAAGGCTGGCCTGAAGGAAGGCGACAAGATCATCGCGCTCGACGGCAAGCCCGTCTCCGCCTTGGCGGAGATGATCGAGAGCCTCGCCATCACCAAAGACAAGCCGATTACGCTGACCGTGCTGCGCAAAGGCGAGCAAAAATCTTTTACGCTGCAACCTGTGCTGTTGGAAAAACGTTATCGCATCGGCATTGGCACCGAGCAGATGAAGGTGAAGACGCTCCCCTTCGCGGCGGCTCTGAGCTTATCCTTCCACAAGAATGGCGAGAACGCGTTGCTGATTCTGGAACTGGTCAAAAAGATGGTGCACGGCAAGATGCTGCGCTCCATCGAAGGCCCGATCCGGATTGGCCAGGCCGCCGGCGAAGCCGCCCGCAGCAAGGGCTGGACCCCGCTCATGGGCTTGACCGCGGCCATCAGCCTGAATCTCGGCATCTTCAATCTGTTGCCCATTCCCATCCTGGATGGCGGCGTGATCCTGTTCCTGCTGATCGAAGGCCTGATGCGGCGCGACATCAGCATGCACATCAAGGAGCGCGTGTACCAGGCTGCTTTCGTCTTCCTGTTAGTGTTCGCGGCCATGGTCATCTATAACGACCTGCTAAAGACGATTCCAGGCTTGGCCGATCGACTGCCTTAG